The Phyllostomus discolor isolate MPI-MPIP mPhyDis1 chromosome 9, mPhyDis1.pri.v3, whole genome shotgun sequence nucleotide sequence gaagggtgggCAGGCAGCGTGTGCAGGGAGAGAAGTGTCGGTCCCTGTGCTGCACACGGAGAAACACTGGGCAGGGATGCTGGGCGGGGGGGAACCCACCAGGCAGAATCTGTGAGGGGcctgggagaaagaggagggggcagggaccaCTCCAGACCTTGACCCCTGGGTGGCCTTCACCACCTGCTGTTTGTCTAAGGCTGGAAAGGAAGGCTTAATTAAACCAAGATTAAGTTAGGCTGAGTGCAGTAAGTGCTCAATGAACAGTTTGTGATTGATTTAACTCCAGCCCTAATCTTGTTCTTAGGGTAACCCagagttttcctttattttaaaaaaattaactaaggGATGGCTAGGGACAACAATAGCTTTATGGAAAGGAATGTCAGTCAAAGACCTCTTCCTCAAAGGatagttgtttttaaatatgaagcATTTCTATAGCATTACAATAAGCAATGGGACTTACCTGATCCTTATTAAAAAGCAACACTGTAAGACATGTTTATAGTAaatttgagttcatttttctgtctgGTACAGCATCTTCTACAATGTTGTGAtctaatttcctttaaaatctgTGACTTCTGGTGGACTGATGGCAGCACAGAGCTGCTCCGCTGTGAGAACATAAGGCCCTTAGGGCCTTGCGGGCACCAGCAAAGGGAGACCCTCTGGGCACAGagggcctggggggtgggtgTTCTCCCAGGGAAGATGACGCTTGGGACAGGAGCTGTCAAGCCCCAGGCTGAGATGCTGGTACGTTTGGGCCTCCTCAGTCCCACCTGCAGCGTGGGCTGGAGGCTTGGCCCCTCTGCCTGAATGAGCCCAGGGCTGTGGCTGCGGGGCACAGAGGTGGTGCTGGGATTTGGTTGGGAAGAGGATGGCAACACACATCAGGCCTTCCGAATTTCCTCAAAACCATGCACGTCTTCGCCCTTAACTGTGGATCTTAACTTTGATACACTGAATTCAGTGCCTAAGAGAAATTCTCTGCAGCTGAGCACGTCCATCCCATGGCCCCAGAGCAGCCCCACTCACCTCATTCACTGTCCATCGGGCCACCTCATCTGCCTGGATGTCAGCCACGCCCGGCAGCAGCTTGCAGTGCTGCTCCCTGCTGAGAGGGAGGTCCCGGGAAGGGTGGGTGGACAAGGATGCCATGAAGACCGACTCGTGCAGTGCCCGCTGTGTCTGCTCAGCCGCGTATTCTGAGAGAGGCAGGGGTTGGGAAGCACAGACGTGCGAATTACTGAGCAGCATCTAGGTCAGCCTCTCATTACAGAAGTCCAGAGTCAGGTTAGGTGAAGTGCAGACACAGAGCATCACTGCCAGGAGTCCTCAGCACAGCCAATACCACTGTTGTGTTTCAAAACAATGGTCATGAAAACCCATTGTTATATAAGGTCCTGAAGACTGTGGCTAATAAGCAGGTTTGTATAATCTCTATGACACACTGTTTGATGCCAACGAAGAGCTAACTCATCCCCGCCACTGGCTCCCCTCTTCTTAATCAGGAGTCAGAGGAAGTACAGCGCCTCACTGATGTGACTGTTAAGCAGTGGGCACACAGACATGTGCATGCATGCGAAGAATGATTTCTTCCTGGAAGCCACTTTGTGTGTCTCCAAAGAAGGAATGAGCCCAGGTCCACATCTGGTTTCCTTGGTCCCCTGGGGGACACTGAACACAGAATGCAGCACAGGGTTCCCTGGAGAACCTGGGTGGCAGCTGCTGCTGTAGCTGCCAGCCAGCCAGGAGGACCTCACCAGGACTTGCAGAAAGAAGCTGCAGCTTTGCAACTATCCTTGCCCCAGGCACTCTTAAGAGAGTCCTCTGTTTTTGGAGCAAAAGCTGTGAATGTACCACCATTGAGTCTGTAGCATGAAGAGCAATGGAcggctgctggctgctgcttgCCCAAGACTAGCTGCTATCACCAAGGAGTAAGACTTATTTTCACCTCACTCTTCTCTCCCCAGCCTTTCTGAGCCTGGTTTCCCACCTTCAGGGTGACTCTACTCTTACGTTATACCCAACATTGTAGGTGAAGCCGTGGAGCTCAGTACCCTTATACTTTGCACAAATGGGTAAGGAGCAAAAACATTACAGCAATGTCAGAGAAAACTCATGCCTGTACGatatttttgaagatattttcaatatacattaacaaaacaaagttgatattttaaaagattttaaagagaaaggccacaaaaggaaatgtttcaagCTCTCTAAAAGCCTAGCTTGCCTAATGCAAATGGAAGGTTAAGTAAGCAGTTGCCACATGATTTAAAGTCTATTATGATAATCTGTGTTTTACTAACCTGAGTCAGAAGAGCTATTCTGCAAATATTTCCATCTCTAATTAACAGTTTTTAGCAGGTGAGGCTGATCTGTGCTTTGCATGGTACCTGGTAGTCATCAGGGAGGGTCTAAGCTGCGACAGaacctgcccacccctccctggctGCTAGGCACCGACGTCCTGCGTATGTATG carries:
- the LOC118496721 gene encoding lethal(3)malignant brain tumor-like protein 4 isoform X1; its protein translation is MLLSNSHVCASQPLPLSEYAAEQTQRALHESVFMASLSTHPSRDLPLSREQHCKLLPGVADIQADEVARWTVNEVAEFVQSLLGCEEHANCFKKEQIDGKAFLLLTQTDIVKVMKIKLGPALKIYNAILMFRDSQDLTEEDTVSG